Proteins encoded in a region of the Streptomyces sp. NBC_00310 genome:
- a CDS encoding ROK family transcriptional regulator, translated as MAGTPQVLRAMNDRAALDLLLEHGPLSRTRLGKLTGLSKPTASQLLARLEAAGLVIATGTGTDGSGTGASDSGAGRPGPNAQLYTVDPTAAYAAGVDVTPERVLAAVADLTGRTVGEHAVPTPGRRPAEPVVRQVTTALDGAVKAAGLVRSDVRRAVIGTPGAFDPNTGRLRYASHLPGWHSPALLDELAAALPMPVEYENDVNLAALAEQRLGAARGHDDFVLLWNEGGLGAAVVLGGRLHRGFTGGAGEVGFLPVPGVPLVRQVTKANSGGFQELAGSQIIPRLARELGISPVPQGPYAEVAAALVAQAAAAVDSGPHRRLLATYATGLATGIASLVAVLDPELVVLSGTALTAGGEPLRALVEAELAELAASRPRLVLGDVREHPVLRGALESALAATRDEVFNTLTLR; from the coding sequence ATGGCAGGAACCCCGCAAGTGCTGCGCGCCATGAACGACCGCGCCGCGCTCGATCTGCTGCTCGAGCACGGACCGCTCTCCCGGACGCGGCTCGGCAAGCTGACCGGGCTGTCCAAGCCGACCGCCTCGCAGCTTCTGGCCCGCCTCGAAGCCGCCGGACTCGTGATCGCCACGGGCACCGGCACGGACGGGTCCGGCACCGGCGCGAGCGACTCCGGCGCGGGCCGACCCGGCCCCAACGCCCAGCTCTACACGGTCGATCCGACCGCCGCGTACGCCGCCGGCGTCGACGTCACCCCCGAACGGGTCCTGGCCGCCGTCGCCGACCTCACCGGCCGCACGGTCGGCGAGCACGCCGTCCCCACCCCCGGACGACGCCCCGCCGAACCCGTCGTACGGCAGGTCACCACCGCCCTCGACGGGGCGGTCAAGGCCGCCGGACTCGTCCGGTCCGACGTGCGCCGGGCGGTCATCGGCACCCCCGGCGCCTTCGACCCCAACACCGGGCGGCTGCGGTACGCCTCACACCTGCCCGGCTGGCACTCCCCCGCTCTCCTCGACGAACTCGCCGCCGCGCTGCCGATGCCGGTGGAGTACGAGAACGACGTGAACCTCGCCGCGCTGGCCGAACAACGGCTGGGCGCGGCCAGGGGCCACGACGACTTCGTCCTGCTGTGGAACGAGGGCGGTCTCGGCGCCGCGGTCGTCCTGGGCGGACGGCTGCACCGGGGGTTCACCGGGGGTGCCGGGGAGGTCGGGTTCCTGCCCGTCCCCGGGGTGCCACTGGTCCGCCAGGTGACCAAGGCGAACAGCGGGGGTTTCCAGGAACTCGCCGGTTCGCAGATCATTCCCCGGCTCGCCCGTGAGCTGGGGATCTCTCCGGTGCCGCAGGGGCCGTACGCCGAGGTCGCGGCGGCGCTCGTCGCCCAGGCCGCCGCCGCTGTCGACTCCGGGCCCCACCGACGACTCCTGGCCACCTACGCCACCGGGCTCGCCACGGGTATCGCCTCGCTCGTCGCCGTACTCGACCCCGAGCTGGTCGTCCTCAGCGGTACGGCGCTGACCGCCGGCGGTGAGCCGCTGCGGGCGCTCGTCGAGGCCGAGTTGGCGGAGCTGGCCGCGTCCAGGCCCCGGCTCGTTCTCGGTGACGTACGTGAACACCCTGTGCTGCGGGGGGCGTTGGAGAGTGCGCTCGCCGCGACCCGTGACGAAGTCTTCAACACGCTGACGCTCCGCTGA
- a CDS encoding ABC transporter substrate-binding protein, which produces MPGISKKAAIALAVTASLSLLTTACTGQADSAASDDPDARTTITFWHGWSAPGEVKAIQANVDRFEKEHPNITVKVVGNINDDKLNQALRAGGSNGPDVVSSFTTSNIGKFCSSGAFLDLKPFIEKSKLDLDKIIPKPMLDYTQFEGTRCALPLLGDAYGLYYNKDAYREAGIKSPPKTWSEFAKVAKKLTKTKGDGYAQLGFMPNYHGYETVVDHYMSQWDHAYFDSEGKSNISEDPAFAEMFTYQKSLVDSLGGFAKLEKYRNTFGDEWGAKHPFQTGQVAMQLDGEWRLGMAKDAGTDFEIGTAPMPVADDEVDEYGKGFLSGTIIGIAPQSEKQNAAWELVKYLTTDTEAVVSFANAIHNVPSTFAALKSPDLKVDEGFQTFLDIAQNTHSNTPPASINGSTYQTTLQDFGYQYESGKVTDLRKGLEKTAAQIDTDIAQAK; this is translated from the coding sequence ATGCCCGGAATATCCAAGAAAGCGGCGATCGCGCTCGCCGTCACCGCCTCCCTCTCCCTCCTCACCACCGCCTGTACCGGTCAGGCCGACAGCGCCGCCTCCGACGACCCGGACGCCAGGACGACGATCACCTTCTGGCACGGCTGGAGCGCGCCCGGTGAGGTGAAGGCGATCCAGGCGAACGTGGACCGGTTCGAGAAGGAGCACCCGAACATCACGGTGAAGGTCGTCGGGAACATCAACGACGACAAGCTCAACCAGGCGCTGCGGGCGGGCGGTTCGAACGGGCCGGACGTGGTGTCGTCGTTCACGACCTCGAACATCGGCAAGTTCTGCTCGTCCGGGGCGTTCCTCGATCTGAAGCCCTTCATCGAGAAGTCGAAGCTCGACCTCGACAAGATCATCCCGAAGCCGATGCTGGACTACACGCAGTTCGAGGGCACCCGGTGCGCGCTGCCGCTGCTGGGTGACGCGTACGGGCTGTACTACAACAAGGACGCGTATCGGGAGGCGGGCATCAAGTCGCCGCCGAAGACGTGGTCGGAGTTCGCGAAGGTCGCGAAGAAGCTGACCAAGACCAAGGGCGACGGCTACGCGCAGCTCGGGTTCATGCCGAACTACCACGGCTACGAGACCGTCGTGGACCACTACATGTCGCAGTGGGACCACGCGTACTTCGACTCCGAGGGCAAGTCGAACATCTCCGAGGACCCGGCGTTCGCGGAGATGTTCACGTACCAGAAGAGCCTGGTGGACTCGCTCGGCGGCTTCGCGAAGCTGGAGAAGTACCGGAACACCTTCGGTGACGAGTGGGGGGCCAAGCACCCGTTCCAGACCGGCCAGGTGGCCATGCAGCTGGACGGCGAGTGGCGGCTCGGGATGGCGAAGGACGCCGGGACCGACTTCGAGATCGGCACCGCGCCGATGCCCGTGGCCGACGACGAGGTCGACGAGTACGGCAAGGGCTTCCTCTCCGGCACGATCATCGGTATCGCCCCGCAGAGCGAGAAGCAGAACGCGGCCTGGGAGCTGGTGAAGTACCTGACGACCGACACCGAGGCCGTCGTCTCCTTCGCCAACGCCATCCACAACGTGCCGTCCACGTTCGCCGCCCTGAAGTCGCCCGACCTGAAGGTGGACGAGGGCTTCCAGACCTTCCTGGACATCGCCCAGAACACGCACTCGAACACCCCGCCGGCCTCCATCAACGGCTCCACGTACCAGACGACGCTCCAGGACTTCGGCTACCAGTACGAGTCCGGCAAGGTGACGGACCTGCGGAAGGGCCTGGAGAAGACCGCGGCGCAGATCGACACCGACATCGCGCAGGCGAAGTAG
- a CDS encoding carbohydrate ABC transporter permease, with translation MSTHTLRSKRRRSALRTAAFLSPWLIGFGVFFAYPLVSTVYFSLMKYDGFGTPVFRGLGNWSYVFDDYPLFWPALRNTLWLVLVMVACRVLFGLGVGLLITKIKTGAGVFRTLFYLPYLAPPVAATLAFVFLLNPGTGPVNSVLDGLGLPTPGWFTDPAWSKPALTALALWGVGDLMVIFMAALLDVPKEQYEAAELDGASAWQRFRFVTLPSISPIVMFAVVTGVIQTMQYYTQPLVAGKVASGIIGGSGQQFEPGYPDKSTLTLPQLVYNLGFQRFDYGSACVVALVLFALSMVFTALLMRRRGGLIGAGD, from the coding sequence GTGTCCACGCACACGCTCCGTTCGAAGCGCCGCCGGTCGGCGCTTCGGACGGCGGCCTTCCTGTCACCCTGGCTGATCGGGTTCGGCGTCTTCTTCGCCTATCCGCTGGTGTCCACCGTGTACTTCTCGCTGATGAAGTACGACGGCTTCGGTACACCGGTCTTCCGCGGCCTGGGCAACTGGTCCTACGTCTTCGACGACTACCCGCTGTTCTGGCCGGCCCTGCGCAACACACTCTGGCTGGTCCTCGTGATGGTGGCCTGCCGGGTGCTGTTCGGGCTCGGCGTCGGCCTGCTGATCACCAAGATCAAGACCGGCGCGGGCGTCTTCCGCACCCTCTTCTACCTGCCCTACCTGGCCCCGCCGGTGGCCGCGACCCTCGCCTTCGTCTTCCTCCTCAACCCCGGGACCGGGCCGGTCAACTCCGTCCTCGACGGGCTGGGGCTGCCGACGCCCGGCTGGTTCACGGACCCCGCCTGGTCCAAGCCGGCGCTCACCGCGCTCGCGCTGTGGGGCGTGGGCGACCTGATGGTCATCTTCATGGCCGCGCTGCTCGACGTGCCGAAGGAGCAGTACGAGGCCGCCGAGCTGGACGGGGCGTCGGCCTGGCAGCGCTTCCGGTTCGTGACGCTGCCGAGCATCTCGCCGATCGTAATGTTCGCCGTGGTCACGGGAGTGATCCAGACCATGCAGTACTACACGCAGCCCCTGGTGGCCGGGAAGGTCGCCTCCGGCATCATCGGCGGCTCCGGCCAGCAGTTCGAGCCGGGCTACCCGGACAAGTCGACCCTGACGCTGCCCCAGCTCGTCTACAACCTCGGCTTCCAGCGCTTCGACTACGGCTCCGCCTGTGTGGTCGCCCTCGTGCTGTTCGCCCTGTCGATGGTGTTCACCGCGCTGCTGATGCGGCGCCGGGGCGGACTGATCGGAGCGGGTGACTGA
- a CDS encoding carbohydrate ABC transporter permease, with protein MTQVLDVRDRPVASVAARDSERTARRRALLEWIAVHSLGVAAALFFTLPFVFVVLTSLMGDQQALTRDLVPDTWEWGNYRQVLDTPGFLTWWKNTLIYAGLGTVLTVVSSIPVAYALAKFRFRGRNLALMLVISMMMLPPQVVVIPMYLFWAKQMDLSGSLWPLIIPMAFGDAFSIFLLRQFLMTIPNEYLDAARVDGCGELRTLLRVVLPMAKPGIAAVALFQFFYAWNDYFGPQIYASENPAAWTLSYGLESFKGAHHTDWNLTMAATVLVMAPVILVFFFAQKAFVEGVTLTGVKG; from the coding sequence ATGACCCAGGTACTCGATGTACGCGACCGGCCCGTGGCGTCGGTCGCCGCCCGGGACAGCGAGCGGACCGCCCGCCGCCGGGCCCTGCTGGAGTGGATCGCCGTCCACTCCCTGGGTGTGGCCGCCGCGCTCTTCTTCACCCTGCCCTTCGTGTTCGTCGTGCTGACCTCGCTGATGGGCGACCAGCAGGCGCTCACCCGCGATCTGGTCCCGGACACCTGGGAGTGGGGCAACTACCGGCAGGTCCTCGACACCCCCGGCTTCCTGACCTGGTGGAAGAACACCCTGATCTACGCCGGCCTCGGCACCGTCCTCACCGTGGTGTCGTCGATCCCGGTGGCGTACGCGCTGGCCAAGTTCCGCTTCCGGGGCCGCAATCTGGCGCTGATGCTGGTCATCTCGATGATGATGCTGCCGCCGCAGGTCGTCGTGATCCCGATGTACCTGTTCTGGGCCAAGCAGATGGACCTGTCCGGCTCACTGTGGCCGCTGATCATCCCGATGGCGTTCGGGGACGCGTTCTCCATCTTCCTCCTCCGCCAGTTCCTGATGACCATCCCGAACGAGTACCTGGACGCGGCCCGGGTCGACGGCTGCGGCGAACTGCGCACCCTGCTGCGGGTCGTCCTGCCGATGGCCAAGCCGGGCATCGCCGCCGTCGCCCTCTTCCAGTTCTTCTACGCCTGGAACGACTACTTCGGCCCGCAGATCTACGCCTCCGAGAACCCCGCGGCCTGGACACTGAGTTACGGCCTGGAGTCCTTCAAGGGCGCGCACCACACCGACTGGAACCTGACCATGGCCGCGACCGTCCTGGTCATGGCCCCCGTGATCCTCGTGTTCTTCTTCGCTCAGAAGGCGTTCGTCGAAGGCGTCACCCTGACCGGAGTAAAGGGTTGA